In Shouchella patagoniensis, the following are encoded in one genomic region:
- the asnB gene encoding asparagine synthase (glutamine-hydrolyzing) encodes MCGFVGEMIRNDNPHMPEKIWQQSLEAIHHRGPDSTGEYKDSQIRLGFKRLSIIDLENGHQPLAYEQERYQIIFNGEIYNYVELRADLIKRGYTFQTDSDTEVLLALYVAEGKEAVKKLRGMFAFAIWDTEAKELFCARDRFGIKPFYYLKNDERFYFASEQKSIMPLMNKVAVNQESLQHYTTFQYVPEPGTLTNGLQKLLPGHTLTIQSEFTISIEAYSDRSFDTRNNGSLSELAEKTVACMRDSVEKHMRSDVPVGAFLSSGIDSTAIVALAKEHHPNLLTFTVGFETNGYSEVGIAKETAKNLGVKNIAKFITAEEFIAELPNIMWHMDEPVADPAAVPLYFVAKEASKHVKVVLSGEGADELFGGYNIYREPLDLDWFKKIPKNMQSSLNRAASKLPTSIKGKNYIIRGTTPIEKRYVGNAFIFPENEKSKLLSTYNPAFPYTNVTEPLYKQVQAYDDSTKMQYIDMHTWLSSDILVKADRMTMAHSLELRVPFLDKDVFALARTLPTEMKLTNKTTKYVLREAMKDLIPKNIVPRKKLGFPVPIRVWLKNELYHWAKNLIQTSETEDVFNIPFILDMLDEHRKGTGDYSRKLWTVLCYMMWHEIHVTGNIVSEHQLINKERIKKLVSI; translated from the coding sequence ATGTGTGGCTTTGTCGGAGAAATGATTAGGAATGACAATCCTCATATGCCTGAAAAAATATGGCAACAATCGCTTGAAGCAATTCATCATCGCGGTCCAGACAGTACTGGTGAATATAAAGATAGTCAAATAAGACTTGGATTTAAGCGTTTGAGCATTATCGATTTAGAAAATGGACATCAACCCCTTGCCTATGAGCAAGAGCGTTATCAAATTATCTTTAATGGTGAAATTTATAATTATGTAGAATTACGAGCTGATTTAATTAAAAGAGGATATACTTTTCAAACTGATTCTGACACTGAGGTATTGCTCGCTTTATATGTAGCAGAAGGAAAAGAAGCAGTGAAGAAACTTCGTGGGATGTTCGCCTTTGCAATCTGGGATACAGAAGCAAAGGAACTTTTTTGTGCGCGTGACAGGTTTGGCATCAAACCATTTTATTATTTAAAAAATGACGAGAGATTTTACTTTGCTTCAGAACAAAAATCAATTATGCCCTTAATGAATAAAGTCGCTGTAAATCAAGAGTCCTTACAACATTATACAACTTTTCAATATGTACCTGAACCAGGTACTTTAACAAACGGATTACAGAAGCTTTTACCAGGGCATACACTAACCATACAATCTGAGTTCACCATCTCTATTGAAGCGTATAGTGATCGTTCATTTGATACACGAAACAATGGTTCGTTATCGGAGTTGGCCGAAAAAACAGTTGCATGTATGCGCGACTCTGTTGAAAAACACATGCGCTCCGATGTACCTGTAGGTGCATTTCTCTCAAGTGGGATCGACTCTACAGCTATTGTTGCTCTTGCTAAAGAACACCATCCTAACTTATTAACTTTTACAGTCGGTTTCGAAACGAATGGATACAGTGAGGTCGGCATCGCTAAAGAAACAGCGAAAAACTTAGGCGTTAAAAACATTGCTAAGTTCATTACAGCTGAAGAATTTATTGCTGAACTTCCTAATATTATGTGGCACATGGATGAACCCGTTGCTGACCCTGCAGCTGTCCCGTTGTATTTCGTTGCAAAAGAAGCAAGCAAACATGTAAAGGTTGTTCTTTCAGGGGAAGGGGCAGACGAGTTATTTGGTGGTTATAACATATATAGAGAGCCTCTTGATTTAGATTGGTTCAAAAAAATCCCTAAAAACATGCAGTCATCCCTCAATCGCGCTGCTTCAAAATTGCCGACCTCTATCAAAGGGAAAAATTATATCATTCGTGGCACAACCCCAATCGAGAAACGCTATGTTGGGAACGCCTTTATCTTTCCTGAAAACGAAAAATCAAAATTACTTAGCACCTATAACCCTGCTTTTCCTTATACAAATGTTACAGAACCACTCTATAAACAAGTACAAGCTTATGATGATTCAACAAAAATGCAATACATCGATATGCACACTTGGTTATCAAGTGACATACTGGTAAAAGCAGACAGAATGACCATGGCCCACTCATTGGAATTGCGTGTGCCCTTTTTGGACAAAGATGTATTTGCATTAGCTCGCACGTTGCCTACCGAAATGAAACTAACAAATAAAACAACAAAATACGTTCTACGGGAAGCGATGAAAGATTTAATCCCTAAAAACATCGTTCCTCGTAAAAAATTAGGGTTTCCTGTTCCAATTCGAGTTTGGCTTAAGAATGAACTATATCATTGGGCTAAAAACCTTATTCAAACAAGCGAAACAGAGGATGTCTTTAATATACCATTTATTCTCGATATGCTTGATGAACATAGAAAAGGAACTGGAGATTATAGCCGAAAACTATGGACCGTATTATGCTATATGATGTGGCATGAAATTCACGTTACAGGCAACATTGTCAGTGAACATCAACTTATAAATAAAGAACGTATAAAGAAACTTGTTAGTATTTAG
- a CDS encoding rhodanese-like domain-containing protein produces the protein MSRSEEGIVQIPTDELKTILINDADEPIIIDVREVNEYEEGHLPGIPLIPMNLIPSMAEKMDKSKSYILVCRSGRRSQNTALYLHEQGFENVRNYEGGMLDWDGEQEFGQQWVVKDPMELYR, from the coding sequence ATGAGTCGAAGTGAAGAAGGAATTGTTCAAATTCCAACGGATGAGCTAAAAACAATTTTAATAAATGATGCGGATGAACCGATTATTATTGATGTCCGTGAAGTAAATGAATATGAAGAGGGGCATTTACCAGGAATTCCACTTATTCCAATGAATTTGATTCCAAGTATGGCTGAGAAGATGGATAAGTCAAAAAGCTATATCCTTGTCTGTCGGAGTGGTCGTCGTAGTCAAAATACCGCGTTATATTTGCATGAACAAGGGTTTGAAAATGTTCGTAATTATGAAGGTGGCATGCTTGATTGGGATGGAGAGCAAGAGTTTGGTCAACAGTGGGTTGTTAAGGATCCAATGGAACTTTACAGATGA
- a CDS encoding chemotaxis protein CheA, giving the protein MNHYDYLEMFLEESNDHLKTMNEQLFLLEQAPEDKQILAEIFRSAHTLKGMSASMGFEEMASLTHSLENVLDQMREEVIEADEQWIDLFLKAVDSLEQSLNEIRNTGKEIDDLNEIMGDIKQMANQGDTIKSDVSSNDYDEHTKAIIEQAIDQGISIYLVRVVLDESTVLKGVRAFMAVAEVEQLGELLHTSPVMPELEEGLFEQHFSLTVATGVDAEDVKARIETISEVAEAVVKPYDHKKKISKETNKKDVKSDEGGQQKTIRVHVDKLDELMYLFEELVIERGRLDQLAKELQQNDLTDTAEKMSRTIGYLQDVMLSVRMMPLETIFSRYPRMVRQVSKEIGKQIQFDINGAQTEIDRAIIDELGDPLLHLLRNSMDHGIELPDIRIKAGKSATGSISLNAFYSGDRVMIEIKDDGNGIQREKVLDKAISKQLINKEQAEQMIDEEVYQLLFEPGFSTASEVTDLSGRGVGLDVVKTSLASLGGQIAVSSAEGEGSTFSISMPLTVSIMEVMLVKLDEETYAIPASSIVETMLLPKNEIHNVDGKELIDVRGHLVPLYSLKNQFGLIEKDSEEVPVVVLYQNNRVAAIKVDSFIDHQEIVLKPLGELLQGVEGISGATILGDGTISMIIDPSIFFMHKRGVVYE; this is encoded by the coding sequence GTGAATCACTATGATTATTTAGAGATGTTTCTGGAAGAGAGCAATGATCATCTAAAAACGATGAATGAACAGCTTTTTTTGTTGGAACAGGCACCAGAAGATAAACAAATATTGGCAGAAATTTTTCGATCAGCTCATACATTAAAAGGCATGTCTGCATCTATGGGGTTTGAAGAAATGGCAAGTCTTACTCATTCTCTAGAAAATGTGTTAGATCAAATGAGAGAAGAAGTAATTGAAGCGGACGAACAATGGATTGATTTATTTCTTAAAGCGGTAGATAGTTTAGAGCAGTCTCTAAACGAGATTCGTAATACGGGGAAAGAAATAGATGATTTAAACGAAATAATGGGCGATATAAAACAAATGGCAAATCAAGGTGATACGATTAAAAGTGATGTTTCTTCAAACGATTACGATGAGCATACAAAAGCAATTATTGAACAAGCAATCGATCAAGGAATATCGATTTACCTCGTCCGCGTTGTATTAGATGAGAGTACAGTGTTAAAAGGGGTACGAGCTTTTATGGCGGTTGCAGAGGTAGAACAGCTGGGTGAACTGTTGCACACATCCCCTGTAATGCCCGAGTTAGAAGAAGGCCTTTTTGAACAACATTTTAGTCTGACAGTTGCAACGGGTGTAGACGCTGAGGATGTAAAAGCTAGAATTGAAACGATTTCTGAAGTAGCGGAAGCAGTTGTAAAACCATATGATCATAAGAAAAAGATTTCGAAAGAAACCAACAAAAAAGACGTGAAGTCAGACGAAGGCGGACAACAAAAAACGATACGTGTTCATGTAGATAAACTAGATGAATTAATGTATTTATTTGAGGAACTTGTTATCGAACGGGGAAGGTTAGATCAATTAGCAAAGGAGTTACAGCAAAACGATCTGACGGATACCGCCGAAAAAATGAGTCGTACAATTGGCTATTTACAAGATGTGATGCTCTCTGTGCGGATGATGCCATTAGAAACAATTTTTTCTCGTTACCCACGCATGGTTAGGCAGGTTTCAAAAGAAATAGGGAAACAAATCCAATTTGATATTAATGGGGCACAAACAGAGATTGACCGGGCAATTATTGATGAACTTGGTGATCCTTTGTTACACTTACTTCGTAATTCAATGGATCATGGTATTGAATTGCCTGATATCCGTATAAAAGCTGGAAAGTCGGCTACTGGAAGTATTTCCTTAAATGCTTTTTACAGTGGCGATCGGGTAATGATTGAAATTAAAGACGACGGAAATGGAATCCAGAGAGAGAAAGTGCTAGATAAGGCGATAAGTAAGCAGTTAATCAATAAAGAACAGGCTGAACAAATGATAGATGAAGAGGTATATCAACTATTGTTTGAACCAGGATTTAGTACAGCAAGTGAAGTAACAGACTTATCAGGCAGAGGAGTTGGGCTTGATGTCGTTAAAACGAGTTTAGCTTCTTTAGGTGGACAAATTGCTGTATCTTCAGCAGAAGGAGAAGGGTCGACTTTTTCCATATCAATGCCATTAACGGTATCAATCATGGAAGTAATGTTAGTAAAACTTGACGAAGAAACGTATGCTATTCCTGCTTCTTCAATTGTGGAAACGATGCTACTTCCGAAAAACGAAATTCATAATGTGGATGGGAAAGAGCTCATTGATGTTCGTGGTCATCTTGTTCCTCTTTACTCGTTAAAGAATCAGTTTGGTTTAATAGAGAAGGACAGTGAAGAGGTACCAGTTGTTGTTCTTTATCAAAACAACCGTGTCGCAGCTATAAAAGTGGATTCCTTTATTGATCACCAGGAAATTGTCCTAAAACCATTAGGGGAGTTATTACAAGGAGTAGAGGGAATATCTGGAGCAACGATACTCGGAGATGGGACAATTTCTATGATTATTGATCCTTCGATATTCTTTATGCACAAACGAGGTGTTGTATATGAATGA
- a CDS encoding BsuPI-related putative proteinase inhibitor, giving the protein MKIWNWLVIAGFAIILTACGGQPEEEEDPNVPTGGDTSMSNEWSFQANAQQTDDQINVEMHVRNESDEDQVLVFPTSQEYEIILENSNGEEVFRYSDDHMFLQSFVEMTFKPGEEKDFRETIPVDLFPAGVYTMTVELTVYEEIIENLDDPNTFTVTQEIEIRE; this is encoded by the coding sequence ATGAAAATCTGGAATTGGTTAGTAATAGCTGGTTTTGCTATTATCCTCACAGCATGTGGAGGACAGCCAGAAGAAGAGGAAGATCCTAATGTTCCGACAGGAGGAGATACATCAATGTCAAATGAATGGTCTTTTCAAGCTAATGCACAACAGACCGATGACCAAATTAATGTAGAGATGCATGTCCGTAATGAATCTGATGAGGATCAAGTGCTGGTGTTTCCAACATCACAAGAATATGAAATAATCCTGGAAAATTCAAATGGAGAAGAAGTTTTTCGATATTCGGATGATCATATGTTTTTGCAGAGTTTTGTTGAAATGACATTTAAGCCAGGTGAGGAGAAGGATTTTCGAGAGACCATTCCTGTTGACCTTTTTCCTGCGGGTGTGTATACAATGACGGTTGAGCTAACAGTTTATGAAGAAATAATTGAGAATTTAGATGACCCAAATACGTTTACTGTAACGCAAGAAATTGAGATAAGAGAGTAG
- a CDS encoding acyl-CoA carboxylase subunit beta, whose translation MNQEEMMHDLHKRTMALELGGGIEKQKKQQSLGKNLARRRIELLLDEGSFMEHQRFATGPDKQPGDGVITGFGTIEKRIVCIYAQDFTVGGGALGKVHAKKICAIMDLAFEIGAPIIGLIDSGGARIQEGIDALNGYGEIFKRNVRYSGVVPQLSVMLGPCAGGAVYSPALTDAVFMVANMSQLFITGPKVLKMACGEEATVEQLGGYQLHSTKSGVVQFVADSEIKVFEQVTDFLSYLPDKQEKKACTIEKPTLTGFRLPENDKEVYDVKKIIESIADNGKMLEVSKTFARNLVTGFIRLNGMSVGVVANNPAHLAGCIDIDASDKCARFVRYCDCYEIPLLMLEDVSGFIPGMEQESRGLIRHGAKIIYAFAEATVPKITLILRKAYGGAYVALNSKALGADFVFAWPTAEISVMGPHGAAVIVNQNSSPEETESFIDHYKRHHVSPFNATEKGLVDDIFNPIDTRKKLIMSFSLLNCKQTETKRKKRHGNIPL comes from the coding sequence ATGAACCAGGAAGAAATGATGCATGACTTGCATAAACGGACGATGGCATTAGAGCTCGGTGGCGGGATAGAGAAACAAAAGAAACAGCAATCACTAGGGAAAAATCTCGCGCGACGGCGTATAGAATTATTGCTTGATGAAGGCAGTTTTATGGAGCACCAACGTTTCGCTACAGGACCGGACAAACAACCGGGAGACGGTGTTATCACTGGTTTTGGCACGATTGAAAAACGTATTGTCTGTATTTATGCGCAAGATTTTACAGTGGGCGGAGGAGCACTTGGAAAGGTGCACGCTAAAAAGATATGCGCGATTATGGATCTGGCCTTTGAAATTGGAGCGCCAATTATCGGTTTAATTGATTCTGGAGGAGCGCGTATCCAAGAAGGAATTGATGCGTTAAATGGATATGGTGAAATTTTCAAACGAAATGTGCGTTATTCAGGTGTTGTCCCGCAACTATCTGTTATGTTAGGTCCTTGTGCAGGTGGAGCCGTGTATTCCCCTGCATTGACGGATGCTGTATTTATGGTCGCAAACATGAGTCAACTTTTTATTACTGGACCTAAAGTGTTGAAAATGGCTTGTGGAGAGGAAGCGACAGTTGAGCAATTGGGAGGATATCAGTTACATTCGACAAAAAGTGGTGTTGTTCAATTCGTCGCTGATAGTGAGATAAAAGTGTTTGAACAGGTCACTGATTTTCTTTCCTATTTACCAGATAAACAAGAAAAAAAGGCATGTACAATTGAAAAACCCACGCTAACAGGATTTCGATTGCCAGAAAATGATAAAGAAGTATACGATGTGAAAAAAATTATTGAAAGCATTGCAGACAATGGAAAAATGTTAGAAGTATCAAAAACCTTTGCGCGTAATTTGGTGACAGGGTTTATTCGTCTAAATGGAATGTCAGTTGGAGTTGTTGCAAATAACCCCGCACATTTGGCTGGATGTATTGATATCGACGCGAGTGACAAATGTGCTAGATTTGTACGTTATTGTGATTGTTATGAAATCCCGTTGTTAATGCTTGAAGATGTAAGTGGATTTATACCAGGTATGGAACAAGAGAGCCGAGGATTAATACGACATGGTGCAAAGATCATTTATGCTTTTGCAGAGGCAACAGTGCCGAAAATCACATTAATTTTACGAAAAGCATATGGAGGAGCTTATGTAGCGCTTAATAGTAAAGCGTTAGGAGCAGATTTTGTTTTTGCTTGGCCAACCGCAGAAATCTCTGTTATGGGACCACATGGAGCTGCTGTAATAGTCAACCAAAATAGCAGTCCAGAAGAAACAGAATCGTTTATTGACCATTATAAACGTCATCATGTTTCGCCGTTTAATGCAACGGAAAAAGGTCTTGTAGACGATATTTTTAATCCGATTGATACAAGAAAAAAATTAATAATGTCTTTTTCTTTACTTAATTGTAAACAAACAGAAACTAAAAGAAAGAAAAGACACGGAAATATACCTCTTTAG
- a CDS encoding chemotaxis protein CheW, with product MNDQSSIKAIVFSAGGDQYGIKLLELISIEKAEGITRVPNASEMILGIVSIRGQLLPVIDTGKFLKGKPCAMTDQTRLLVCRQEHGNMALAVEQASDLIEVEERNIDRAISSATNSYQDGVISLASGLMTLVKAKSIADEIKIVNKQ from the coding sequence ATGAATGATCAAAGTAGTATAAAGGCGATCGTCTTTTCAGCTGGAGGTGATCAATATGGAATAAAGTTATTGGAGCTTATTTCCATAGAAAAAGCGGAAGGAATCACGAGGGTGCCAAATGCTTCTGAAATGATTTTAGGTATTGTTTCAATTAGAGGACAGTTATTACCTGTTATCGATACTGGGAAGTTCTTGAAAGGAAAGCCTTGTGCTATGACAGATCAAACTCGGTTGCTTGTTTGTCGACAAGAGCATGGGAATATGGCACTTGCAGTTGAACAAGCCTCTGATTTAATTGAGGTCGAGGAAAGAAACATAGACAGAGCTATTTCAAGTGCAACAAACAGTTATCAAGATGGCGTGATCTCTTTAGCAAGTGGATTAATGACCCTTGTTAAAGCTAAATCTATTGCTGATGAAATTAAGATAGTTAATAAACAATAA
- a CDS encoding IDEAL domain-containing protein — MKEPFAIDKDVLRQLHVINSLEIRTDLTVQSLYAKAVLTYSSYYFRKRYLEERINEALDNRDKELFKTLATELKAHLDRYKNGRTLYENGYNLYLTF, encoded by the coding sequence ATGAAAGAACCTTTTGCGATCGACAAAGATGTTCTAAGACAGTTGCATGTGATTAATAGTTTGGAAATCCGTACCGATTTAACTGTTCAGTCTCTCTATGCAAAAGCTGTTTTAACGTATTCTTCATACTACTTCAGGAAACGATATTTGGAAGAGAGAATTAATGAAGCGTTAGACAATCGGGATAAAGAGTTATTTAAAACACTAGCAACAGAGCTCAAAGCTCATTTAGACCGTTATAAAAATGGTCGTACTCTTTATGAAAATGGATACAACCTTTATTTAACGTTTTAA
- a CDS encoding dimethylarginine dimethylaminohydrolase family protein, whose amino-acid sequence MNRKADVYCQTEFGVLKEVIVCKPQFMEIKEPINQIQQSYLKENINKDLACKQHKLLIEAMEQQGVDVFHVDANKQFPEQVFMRDSGFTIGHTLYIARLESEIRQGEEEALTNYLTSINKSYHSLKKGTIEGGDIILSGTTVYIGASGRTSYDSIDELQLNHPDLDFQWIEFNHAYLHLDCVFQPVSDDLALIYRKAIKPESIKKLEKRFSLIDVPEEEQFHLGVNILSIGNGKIIALPMNKQTNKSLEEKGFVIIEVEFSEIIKSGGSFRCVTLPVLREE is encoded by the coding sequence ATGAATAGAAAAGCAGATGTGTACTGTCAAACAGAATTTGGTGTTCTTAAGGAAGTAATTGTATGCAAGCCGCAATTTATGGAGATTAAGGAACCAATTAATCAAATACAACAGTCGTACTTAAAAGAGAATATTAATAAGGATTTAGCGTGTAAACAACATAAACTACTTATTGAAGCAATGGAGCAACAAGGTGTCGATGTATTTCATGTAGACGCCAATAAACAATTTCCAGAACAAGTGTTTATGAGAGATAGTGGTTTTACAATCGGTCATACATTGTATATTGCCAGACTGGAAAGTGAAATTCGTCAAGGCGAAGAAGAAGCACTTACTAATTATCTTACTTCGATAAATAAGTCATATCACTCTTTAAAAAAAGGAACAATAGAGGGTGGGGATATCATCTTATCAGGTACCACGGTATACATTGGTGCCAGTGGACGTACTTCTTACGATAGCATTGATGAATTACAACTAAATCATCCCGATCTTGATTTCCAATGGATTGAATTTAACCATGCTTATTTACATTTGGACTGTGTGTTTCAACCAGTATCGGATGATCTCGCTCTTATTTATCGAAAAGCAATCAAACCAGAATCAATAAAAAAATTAGAAAAACGTTTCTCACTAATTGATGTACCAGAAGAAGAGCAATTCCATCTTGGTGTCAATATTTTGTCAATTGGTAATGGTAAAATTATCGCTCTACCTATGAATAAGCAAACAAATAAATCGTTAGAGGAAAAAGGGTTTGTTATAATTGAAGTTGAATTCTCAGAAATTATAAAATCTGGTGGATCGTTTCGTTGTGTTACATTGCCGGTTTTAAGGGAAGAGTAA
- a CDS encoding alpha/beta fold hydrolase, producing MISINERYINGVPILHISEKGNAEKRPALIFHHGITSAKEHNLHIAYSIAKKGFHVILPDALHHGEREAANSAQKRYLLFWNIVLQSVHELEDIVNVLALEGLIDRNQVAVGGTSMGAITSFGALSRYEWIKSGLCFMGAPQFGLFANEMFKKAEQNGIQISEKEKETLLNQIKPYDLAEQPDKLNERPLFMWHGEEDNTVPFSYARQFIIDFEKSRSSHFNKITFLPEEGVGHKVSRKAMLEAANWLPTVMNENKHGMFN from the coding sequence GTGATTTCAATTAATGAGCGATACATAAATGGTGTACCTATTTTACATATTTCAGAAAAAGGGAATGCGGAAAAACGTCCAGCATTGATTTTTCATCATGGTATTACAAGTGCAAAAGAACATAATTTGCATATTGCTTATTCAATCGCGAAAAAAGGATTTCATGTGATTCTACCTGATGCGCTTCATCATGGAGAGCGGGAAGCAGCTAATTCTGCCCAAAAACGCTATTTACTGTTTTGGAACATCGTTCTTCAATCAGTGCATGAACTAGAGGATATTGTAAACGTCTTGGCCTTGGAAGGGCTTATTGACCGTAATCAAGTTGCAGTTGGGGGTACATCAATGGGAGCTATAACGTCCTTTGGTGCGCTTTCACGCTATGAGTGGATTAAAAGTGGTCTCTGTTTTATGGGGGCTCCACAATTTGGCCTTTTTGCTAATGAGATGTTTAAGAAAGCAGAGCAAAATGGTATACAGATAAGTGAAAAGGAAAAAGAAACCTTACTGAATCAGATAAAACCTTATGACTTAGCAGAACAACCAGATAAGTTAAATGAAAGACCGTTGTTCATGTGGCATGGAGAAGAGGATAATACGGTACCATTTTCGTACGCCCGACAGTTTATCATTGATTTTGAAAAATCGAGATCAAGTCATTTTAATAAAATAACCTTTCTTCCTGAAGAAGGAGTTGGTCATAAAGTTTCTAGAAAAGCGATGCTTGAAGCGGCGAACTGGTTGCCTACGGTTATGAATGAAAACAAGCATGGGATGTTTAATTAA
- a CDS encoding YitT family protein, whose protein sequence is MRKELGKMVIVVIGSLLLASSLNFFLIPADVFASGFTGISQLLSYIVPLSTGVLLLLLNIPVAILGWLKVGKSFTIYSFMSVVLTAIFLEVIPVYAFSQDIMLNAVFGGVIGAAGAGLLLKWGASSGGLDIIVLVLARYSDRPVGSFFFILNSIIVVASGLLLDPEKALFTLISIYVTSRFIDTIHTRYVKLTAMIVTKNADKLNKAIHERLTRGITRIPAKGGYTFDEKEMLVIVITRYELYDLKNIVEEVDPAAFTNIVETANIFGLFRKD, encoded by the coding sequence ATGCGCAAAGAACTGGGAAAAATGGTCATAGTGGTGATCGGTTCATTATTGTTAGCGAGTTCCTTAAATTTCTTCTTAATACCAGCTGATGTTTTTGCTAGTGGATTTACAGGGATTTCTCAGCTGCTTTCTTATATCGTTCCACTTTCTACTGGGGTTTTGTTGCTGCTGCTTAACATACCTGTAGCAATTCTCGGTTGGTTAAAGGTTGGAAAGAGCTTCACCATTTACAGTTTTATGAGTGTTGTTTTAACGGCAATCTTTTTGGAAGTTATTCCAGTCTATGCATTCTCTCAAGATATTATGTTAAATGCCGTTTTTGGCGGTGTTATTGGAGCTGCAGGAGCAGGGCTGTTGTTAAAATGGGGGGCGTCTTCTGGTGGACTTGATATCATTGTTCTTGTTTTGGCCCGTTATTCAGACCGACCTGTTGGAAGCTTTTTCTTTATATTAAACTCGATCATCGTTGTTGCATCTGGGTTATTACTTGACCCAGAAAAAGCATTATTCACACTGATTTCGATTTATGTAACCTCTCGTTTTATTGATACAATCCATACTAGATATGTGAAATTAACAGCTATGATTGTGACTAAAAATGCAGACAAACTCAATAAGGCTATTCATGAGCGATTAACTAGAGGGATAACACGCATACCAGCAAAAGGGGGATACACATTCGACGAGAAAGAAATGCTCGTTATTGTCATTACTCGATACGAACTGTATGATTTAAAAAACATTGTTGAAGAAGTAGACCCAGCTGCATTTACGAATATTGTTGAAACTGCAAACATCTTTGGTTTATTCCGAAAAGATTAA